One Glycine max cultivar Williams 82 chromosome 3, Glycine_max_v4.0, whole genome shotgun sequence DNA window includes the following coding sequences:
- the LOC100775801 gene encoding zinc finger protein VAR3, chloroplastic, with the protein MGSVAPRFRFLLATPFPLLRRRHHHHHRNLFLLSTHSLPLSSFSFSLKLKASQSQASAPNTSPCPEWSSFLSHISSAGYLPSLPDQAFTAAAERLSYSFLRDATACLAFARDRPNLLRLLSTRDIAALVEHGSPFLFRDADDSVRKMKTFLSNGDTNVLDTDRANTVDLMKFLLSYASNPFLSSEGNNLNKRDIVESSVRNLFGELFKLSYSAPGPNAFDSVKSQMAGRFEQTKLPPGQKIEMKRGDWLCPRCNFMNFARNIKCLECEEARPKRQLAGGEWECPQCDFYNHGRNMTCLRCDCKQPGQISLGTTNTMSNMGYENGNNLNTSDVDARLAANEEKAQRWFSKVSQLDSSADINSVITDEDFPEIMPLRKGVNRFVVSTRKTPLERRLANAQYKRNLTNNDIPGIEDSNAGESIKPHGNLDDMLGRSAGLPQFDNKNFVDEQNSSGDSQPSFASNTSHFNNVKGSYSSTVPPIPLSADALSQKSENLLAEESKKVVLDTDVGYASSGDSSQLSNNSNITEDREKQQGEKSERWFRKVAELNDFPDIPSAISDKDFPEIMPMRKGENRFVVSKKKDRSLTTPAYKRRAAMEQSGKTNFVPFVPFPPDYFAKKDKQQADGTDSTVADAAASTDRSDDDTSSISEVAQKPPEMSVDARAQPGQSPNPSEQSSNNNDVGSMYGETTSGNSRQSFNQDRVPNLTESSSPGPASENQSGRAEWTGKSLEGSAVKDPDPLDMSEEAKAERWFRRVAQIKDISELSQIPDEDFPSIMPMRKGVNRFVVSKRKTPLERRLTSQQYRRNLPTVSSDPINKENEGS; encoded by the exons ATGGGTAGTGTGGCCCCAAGGTTCCGCTTCCTCCTGGCCACTCCCTTCCCTCTTCTCCGCCGCcggcaccaccaccaccaccgcaACCTCTTCCTCCTCTCCACCCATTCCCTCCCCTtatcttccttctctttctctctcaaactCAAAGCCTCCCAATCCCAAGCTTCCGCCCCTAACACCTCTCCCTGCCCTGAGTGGTCCTCATTCCTCTCCCACATCTCCTCCGCCGGCTACCTCCCCTCCCTCCCCGACCAAGCCTTCACCGCCGCCGCCGAACGTCTCTCCTACTCCTTCCTCCGCGACGCCACCGCCTGCCTCGCCTTCGCACGTGACCGTCCTAACCTTCTCag GTTGCTTTCTACGAGAGACATTGCGGCGCTGGTTGAGCACGGCTCCCCCTTTCTCTTCCGCGACGCCGACGACTCCGTCAGGAAGATGAAGACCTTTCTCTCCAACGGTGACACCAAT GTGTTGGACACTGATAGAGCAAATACAGTTGATCTAATGAAGTTTTTGCTGAGTTATGCAAGTAACCCATTTCTCTCTTCAGAAGGGAACAATCTCAATAAAAGAGATATTGTTGAATCATCTGTCAGAAATCTATTTGGCGAACTTTTCAAGCTGAGTTATAGTGCACCTGGACCAAATGCTTTTGATTCGGTGAAAAGTCAAATGGCTGGTAGATTTGAACAGACAAAGCTTCCTCCTggacaaaaaattgaaatgaagaGGGGTGATTGGCTTTGCCCAAG GTGTAATTTCATGAATTTTGCAAGAAATATCAAATGTCTTGAGTGTGAGGAAGCAAGGCCAAAAAGACAACTGGCTGGAGGTGAATGGGAATGTCCTCA GTGTGATTTCTATAACCATGGGAGGAATATGACTTGCTTAAGGTGTGATTGCAAGCAACCCGGGCAAATATCTTTGGGTACCACCAATACCATGTCAAATATGGGGTACGAAAATGGAAACAATCTTAATACTTCAGATGTTGATGCTAGGTTAGCTGCTaatgaagaaaaagcacagcgTTGGTTTAGCAAGGTTTCTCAACTAGACAGCAGTGCTGATATTAACAGTGTGATAACAGATGAAGATTTTCCTGAAATAATGCCATTGAGGAAAGGAGTGAATAGATTTGTCGTGAGCACAAGAAAGACTCCACTGGAGAGGAGGTTGGCTAATGCTCAATACAAGAGAAACTTGACCAATAATGACATTCCCGGGATTGAGGATTCTAATGCTGGGGAGTCAATCAAGCCCCATGGCAATCTGGATGACATGCTAGGTCGTTCAGCTGGCCTTCCTCAATTTGATAATAAGAACTTTGTTGATGAACAAAATTCCAGTGGAGACAGCCAACCTTCATTTGCTAGCAATACTTCACATTTTAACAATGTGAAAGGGAGCTACAGTAGTACTGTTCCTCCCATTCCATTGTCTGCAGATGCACTTTCCCAAAAGTCCGAGAACTTGTTAGCAGAGGAGAGCAAAAAGGTGGTATTAGACACTGATGTTGGATATGCTAGTTCGGGAGACAGTTCACAACTTTCTAATAATTCTAATATCACAGAGGACAGGGAGAAACAGCAAGGTGAAAAATCTGAGAGGTGGTTTAGAAAGGTTGCTGAGCTGAATGATTTTCCAGATATACCAAGTGCAATATCTGATAAGGACTTCCCTGAAATAATGCCCATGCGCAAAGGAGAAAATCGATTTGTTGTTAGCAAGAAAAAAGATCGTTCTTTGACAACACCAGCATATAAGAGACGAGCGGCCATGGAGCAATCTGGCAAAACCAACTTTGTCCCCTTTGTTCCCTTCCCCCCTGATTACTTTGCCAAAAAGGACAAGCAGCAGGCAGATGGAACAGATTCAACAGTGGCAGATGCAGCTGCTTCGACGGATAGGTCTGATGATGATACATCTTCCATATCTGAGGTGGCGCAGAAGCCTCCAGAGATGTCAGTTGATGCTAGAGCTCAACCTGGACAGAGTCCAAATCCTTCTGAACAAAGCTCAAATAACAATGATGTTGGTTCTATGTATGGGGAAACAACCAGTGGAAATTCAAGGCAGAGTTTCAATCAAGATCGTGTTCCGAATTTGACAGAAAGTTCATCCCCAGGTCCAGCATCTGAGAACCAGAGTGGTAGAGCAGAGTGGACAGGAAAGAGTTTGGAGGGGTCGGCAGTGAAGGACCCAGATCCTTTGGACATGTCAGAGGAGGCAAAGGCTGAGAGATGGTTCCGTCGCGTCGCACAGATTAAGGATATTTCTGAGCTCAGTCAGATTCCAGACGAAGATTTTCCTTCAATAATGCCTATGCGCAAAGGGGTGAACAGATTTGTTGTAAGCAAGAGGAAAACACCATTGGAAAGGAGATTGACGTCTCAGCAGTACagaaggaatcttccaactgtGAGCTCAGATccaattaataaagaaaatgaaggtAGCTGA
- the LOC100775258 gene encoding probable lysophospholipase BODYGUARD 5 isoform X2: MHFYFYESRFLDERVEGEASPCCCSNREMLKRRMNVTDDDGLSDSLYERKNTFREMGFLQFGRKCEDSNRKHGRGGARSVNRWSDCGCDSCLSWVNDGSDYKLHFVVKEPLLANGENFRGNHPSENAIFLHGFLCSSSFWTQTVFPCFSEKVNKNYRLIAIDLLGFGKSPKPRDCSYTLKDHVEMIEKSVIQPLELSSFHLVAHSMGCIIALALAAKYPKCVKSITLVAPPYTSSEGNEACLNALSMLAGKKLWSPLSFGSSFMSWYEHLGRTVCLVYCRNHRIWESILKFITRKRDLPFFTIDLTRHTHHSAWSTMHNVICGGAKFVDSYLMILTRVGVRINVIQGDKDQIVPMECCSKLKLKAPNAEICIIPNANHGTVLFGRKKAFAYSLEHIWESCC, encoded by the exons ATGCACTTTTATTTTTACGAAAGCAG ATTCCTTGATGAACGCGTTGAAGGGGAGGCTTCCCCTTGTTGCTGTTCTAACCGGGAAATGCTGAAGAGGAGGATGAATGTGACAGATGATGATGGTCTATCAGATAGCTTGTATGAGAGGAAAAACACTTTTAGAGAAATGGGGTTCCTTCAATTTGGGAGAAAATGTGAAGATTCCAATAGAAAACATGGTAGAGGTGGTGCAAGGTCGGTGAACCGTTGGTCTGATTGTGGCTGTGATTCTTGCCTTTCATGGGTCAATGATGGAAGTGACTATAAACTTCATTTTGTTGTGAAGGAGCCCTTGTTGG CCAATGGTGAGAACTTCAGGGGAAACCACCCTTCTGAGAATGCCATATTCTTGCATGGATTTCTCTGCTCTTCCTCATTTTGGACACAGACAGTGTTTCCATGTTTTTCTGAAAAAGTGAATAAAAATTACAGATTGATTGCCATTGACTTGCTGGGATTTGGCAAGAGTCCAAAGCCAAGAGATTGCTCATACACTTTGAAGGATCATGTGGAAATGATTGAGAAATCCGTGATTCAACCGTTGGAGTTAAGTAGTTTTCATTTGGTTGCACACTCCATGGGTTGCATAATTGCATTGGCCTTGGCTGCCAAGTACCCCAAGTGTGTAAAATCAATCACCCTTGTTGCTCCT CCATACACTTCTTCTGAGGGAAATGAAGCTTGTCTAAATGCACTATCAATGCTTGCTGGAAAGAAATTGTGGTCCCCATTGTCATTTGGTTCTTCATTCATGTCATGGTATGAGCACTTGGGTCGCACAGTTTGCCTTGTCTATTGCAGAAATCACAGGATATGGGAGAGCATTCTAAAATTCATTACTCGCAAGAG GGATCTTCCTTTCTTTACCATAGACTTGACCAGGCACACCCATCATTCAGCTTGGAGTACCATGCACAATGTGATATGTGGGGGAGCAAAATTTGTGGATAGTTATCTAATGATTTTGACCAGAGTTGGAGTTAGAATAAATGTGATTCAAGGTGATAAAGATCAGATTGTCCCAATGGAGTGTTGTAGTAAGTTAAAGTTGAAGGCTCCTAATGCGGAAATCTGCATCATTCCAAATGCAAACCATGGCACTGTACTTTTTGGCAGAAAGAAGGCATTTGCATATAGTTTGGAGCATATATGGGAATCTTGCTGTTGA
- the LOC100811801 gene encoding frataxin, mitochondrial: protein MASKLLLQRRLFRFLQLSPPFFSSIHAAPTILSAKASEFMFLYNVNALLPPLSPSRNFCSRSFNLHESQGPLTIDYSSLLQEGEFHRLADSTIHSLQEKLEDYGDSVEVDGFDIDYGNDVLTIKLGDLGTYVLNKQTPNRQLWLSSPMSGPSRFDWDRDTKAWIYRRNKANLYKILEGELEQLCGKPIVLS from the exons ATGGCCTCAAAGCTGCTTTTGCAGAGAAGGCTCTTTAGGTTTCTGCAACTGTCaccaccttttttttcttccattcatGCAGCCCCAACAATCCTTTCTGCAAAAGCTTCAGAATTCATGTTTCTCTACAATGTGAATGCCCTTCTTCCTCCTCTCTCTCCTTCTAGAAACTTCTGCTCTCGCAGTTTTAACCTTCATGAATCTCAAGGCCCCCTGACTATTGATTACAG TTCTCTACTGCAGGAGGGTGAATTCCACAGACTGGCTGATTCCACAATACATAGCCTACAAGAGAAATTAGAG GACTATGGAGACTCAGTTGAAGTTGATGGATTTGACATAGATTATGGG AATGATGTTTTGACTATAAAACTTGGCGATCTTGGCACCTATGTGTTGAATAAACAAACACCAAATAGACAACTTTGGCTGTCTTCTCCTATGAG TGGTCCGTCAAGGTTTGATTGGGATCGGGATACAAAAGCTTGGATTTATAGGCGGAACAAAGCAAACTTGTATAAAATTTTGGAAGGGGAGTTGGAGCAGTTATGTGGCAAACCTATTGTTCTTTCTTAA
- the LOC100775258 gene encoding probable lysophospholipase BODYGUARD 4 isoform X1, producing the protein MSLAVAVSSPKWLTNCVQALTSILCCVVFLMFDFLDAVFCVIYRFLDERVEGEASPCCCSNREMLKRRMNVTDDDGLSDSLYERKNTFREMGFLQFGRKCEDSNRKHGRGGARSVNRWSDCGCDSCLSWVNDGSDYKLHFVVKEPLLANGENFRGNHPSENAIFLHGFLCSSSFWTQTVFPCFSEKVNKNYRLIAIDLLGFGKSPKPRDCSYTLKDHVEMIEKSVIQPLELSSFHLVAHSMGCIIALALAAKYPKCVKSITLVAPPYTSSEGNEACLNALSMLAGKKLWSPLSFGSSFMSWYEHLGRTVCLVYCRNHRIWESILKFITRKRDLPFFTIDLTRHTHHSAWSTMHNVICGGAKFVDSYLMILTRVGVRINVIQGDKDQIVPMECCSKLKLKAPNAEICIIPNANHGTVLFGRKKAFAYSLEHIWESCC; encoded by the exons ATGTCTCTAGCAGTAGCAGTTTCCTCACCAAAATGGCTGACCAATTGTGTTCAAGCACTCACCTCAATTCtatgttgtgttgttttccTCATGTTTGATTTTCTTGATGCTGTTTTCTGCGTTATCTATAGATTCCTTGATGAACGCGTTGAAGGGGAGGCTTCCCCTTGTTGCTGTTCTAACCGGGAAATGCTGAAGAGGAGGATGAATGTGACAGATGATGATGGTCTATCAGATAGCTTGTATGAGAGGAAAAACACTTTTAGAGAAATGGGGTTCCTTCAATTTGGGAGAAAATGTGAAGATTCCAATAGAAAACATGGTAGAGGTGGTGCAAGGTCGGTGAACCGTTGGTCTGATTGTGGCTGTGATTCTTGCCTTTCATGGGTCAATGATGGAAGTGACTATAAACTTCATTTTGTTGTGAAGGAGCCCTTGTTGG CCAATGGTGAGAACTTCAGGGGAAACCACCCTTCTGAGAATGCCATATTCTTGCATGGATTTCTCTGCTCTTCCTCATTTTGGACACAGACAGTGTTTCCATGTTTTTCTGAAAAAGTGAATAAAAATTACAGATTGATTGCCATTGACTTGCTGGGATTTGGCAAGAGTCCAAAGCCAAGAGATTGCTCATACACTTTGAAGGATCATGTGGAAATGATTGAGAAATCCGTGATTCAACCGTTGGAGTTAAGTAGTTTTCATTTGGTTGCACACTCCATGGGTTGCATAATTGCATTGGCCTTGGCTGCCAAGTACCCCAAGTGTGTAAAATCAATCACCCTTGTTGCTCCT CCATACACTTCTTCTGAGGGAAATGAAGCTTGTCTAAATGCACTATCAATGCTTGCTGGAAAGAAATTGTGGTCCCCATTGTCATTTGGTTCTTCATTCATGTCATGGTATGAGCACTTGGGTCGCACAGTTTGCCTTGTCTATTGCAGAAATCACAGGATATGGGAGAGCATTCTAAAATTCATTACTCGCAAGAG GGATCTTCCTTTCTTTACCATAGACTTGACCAGGCACACCCATCATTCAGCTTGGAGTACCATGCACAATGTGATATGTGGGGGAGCAAAATTTGTGGATAGTTATCTAATGATTTTGACCAGAGTTGGAGTTAGAATAAATGTGATTCAAGGTGATAAAGATCAGATTGTCCCAATGGAGTGTTGTAGTAAGTTAAAGTTGAAGGCTCCTAATGCGGAAATCTGCATCATTCCAAATGCAAACCATGGCACTGTACTTTTTGGCAGAAAGAAGGCATTTGCATATAGTTTGGAGCATATATGGGAATCTTGCTGTTGA